A region from the Citrobacter koseri ATCC BAA-895 genome encodes:
- a CDS encoding isocitrate dehydrogenase has protein sequence MKLFINDLTVMDFSFLDAESGLIGDSLIVDIILEGDLNAESMVMDFSHAKKSIKHEIDKLADHVLIVPEQNSHIIVSHAGTTTEVAMLRKNGETQCFISGPQESFWLVQTDNINSRCLESQIEKHLLACLPQGVKDITITLRPESINGDSYHYSHGLKKHRGNCQRIAHGHRSAIRIFVDGERSHMWEQKWATRWNNAYLLSREDVVTVTTLSPRGVAYWHKGLTCSSWRSSQGYFEIMLCSEVVDILPCDTTVESLALFIRQSIEHGLPAAKIEVHAFEGVGKGAIA, from the coding sequence GTGAAACTTTTTATTAATGATCTGACGGTCATGGATTTTAGTTTCCTTGATGCGGAATCCGGGTTGATTGGCGATAGCCTTATTGTTGATATTATTCTTGAGGGAGATCTGAATGCTGAGTCAATGGTAATGGATTTCTCACATGCTAAAAAAAGTATCAAACATGAAATTGATAAACTGGCCGATCATGTCCTGATTGTGCCGGAACAAAATAGTCATATTATTGTTAGTCATGCAGGCACTACGACGGAAGTCGCCATGCTGCGTAAGAATGGGGAGACCCAGTGTTTTATTTCCGGGCCGCAGGAGAGTTTCTGGCTGGTCCAAACAGATAATATTAATTCCCGTTGCCTTGAATCCCAAATAGAAAAACATTTACTGGCGTGTTTGCCGCAAGGAGTAAAAGACATAACGATAACGTTACGGCCGGAAAGTATTAATGGGGACAGTTATCACTATTCGCATGGACTGAAAAAACACCGCGGAAATTGCCAGAGAATAGCGCATGGGCATCGCTCTGCGATCAGAATTTTTGTGGATGGTGAGCGAAGCCATATGTGGGAACAGAAGTGGGCAACGCGATGGAATAACGCTTATCTATTAAGCCGGGAAGATGTCGTTACAGTGACAACACTTTCACCGCGTGGCGTTGCATACTGGCATAAGGGGCTGACATGTTCTTCCTGGCGGAGTTCTCAGGGATACTTTGAAATCATGCTTTGTTCTGAGGTAGTAGATATTCTGCCGTGTGATACCACGGTTGAGTCACTGGCTTTATTTATCAGGCAGTCAATTGAGCACGGTTTACCCGCAGCGAAAATAGAAGTCCATGCCTTTGAGGGAGTGGGGAAAGGCGCTATTGCCTGA
- the zigA gene encoding zinc metallochaperone GTPase ZigA has product MSEVSANFHGDKRLPVTVLSGFLGAGKTTLLNHILNNREGRRVAVIVNDMSEVNIDAALVREGGAELSRTDEKLVEMSNGCICCTLREDLLLEVNRLAKEGRFDQLVIESTGISEPLPVAETFTFAGDDGESLSTVARLDTMVTVVDAYNFLKDYGSEDSIQSRGESLGEGDERSVVDLLIDQIEFCDVLVLNKVDLISEAQKEKLMAILRSLNPRARIVVSQFGQVPLGNILNTGLFDFEQAAQAPGWLKELRGEHTPETEEYGITSFVFRARRPFHPTRFWQVMENELDGVVRSKGYFWLASRPEFAGSWSQAGGIARQGLGGMWWASVPKGRWPEDAESLKFIMSNWIDGIGDARQELVFIGMDMNESELRNRLDSALLTDAEMAEGPQKWRHYSDPVEPWFEE; this is encoded by the coding sequence ATGTCCGAAGTCAGTGCAAATTTTCATGGCGATAAACGCCTGCCGGTTACCGTACTTTCGGGATTTTTGGGAGCAGGGAAAACGACACTGCTTAACCATATTCTGAACAACCGGGAAGGCCGTCGTGTTGCTGTCATTGTTAATGATATGTCTGAGGTGAATATTGATGCTGCCCTTGTGAGGGAAGGTGGTGCAGAACTCTCCCGGACTGATGAAAAACTGGTAGAAATGAGCAACGGTTGCATTTGCTGCACATTGCGCGAAGATCTTCTTCTCGAAGTTAATCGTCTGGCAAAAGAAGGGCGTTTTGATCAGCTTGTCATTGAGTCCACCGGTATATCTGAGCCTCTGCCTGTTGCTGAAACATTTACCTTTGCGGGCGATGACGGTGAAAGCCTTTCGACGGTGGCCCGCCTTGACACCATGGTCACTGTGGTGGATGCGTACAATTTTCTGAAAGACTACGGTTCGGAAGACAGCATTCAGTCACGCGGAGAATCGTTAGGTGAAGGTGATGAAAGGAGCGTTGTTGACTTGCTGATCGATCAGATTGAATTCTGTGATGTGCTGGTCCTTAATAAAGTTGACCTTATCAGTGAAGCGCAAAAAGAAAAACTGATGGCGATTTTACGTTCGCTTAATCCACGGGCCAGAATCGTTGTTTCACAGTTTGGACAGGTTCCGCTGGGCAACATACTTAATACCGGGCTGTTTGATTTCGAGCAGGCCGCTCAGGCACCCGGCTGGCTTAAAGAACTCCGGGGCGAACATACGCCGGAGACAGAAGAATATGGGATCACCAGCTTTGTCTTTCGCGCCCGCCGGCCTTTTCATCCGACCCGTTTCTGGCAGGTGATGGAAAATGAGCTGGATGGAGTCGTCAGATCAAAAGGTTACTTCTGGCTGGCCAGCCGTCCGGAATTCGCAGGTTCATGGTCGCAGGCAGGTGGCATTGCGCGCCAGGGGCTGGGGGGCATGTGGTGGGCTAGTGTGCCGAAAGGACGTTGGCCAGAGGATGCTGAGTCACTGAAGTTCATCATGTCTAACTGGATAGATGGCATTGGTGATGCCCGTCAGGAACTCGTTTTTATTGGAATGGATATGAATGAATCAGAACTGCGCAACAGACTGGATTCCGCCCTGTTAACGGATGCAGAAATGGCAGAAGGGCCTCAAAAGTGGCGGCATTATTCCGATCCTGTTGAGCCCTGGTTCGAAGAATGA
- a CDS encoding Fur family transcriptional regulator, producing MTTPVAKTYDWKQTLRTHGLRATPSTLATLQCLEHASQAMSHDDLTQQLGEQAPDRVTLYRILERLMQVSIVQRYTDSARTQRFALTQRAAVGLFECDNCHHVIPIEQDPALEAAIELVKSHLTGHGMTEREITLSSHGICPDCNRTITK from the coding sequence ATGACAACACCAGTAGCCAAAACGTATGACTGGAAGCAAACGTTGCGCACACATGGTTTGCGGGCAACGCCATCCACCCTTGCTACACTGCAGTGCCTTGAACATGCCAGCCAGGCCATGAGCCATGACGATTTAACTCAGCAACTGGGCGAGCAGGCTCCCGATCGTGTGACCCTTTACCGAATACTGGAACGGCTAATGCAGGTCAGTATTGTCCAGCGTTATACCGACTCGGCAAGAACTCAGCGTTTCGCTCTGACCCAACGGGCTGCCGTAGGACTTTTTGAATGCGATAACTGCCATCATGTTATTCCTATTGAGCAGGATCCAGCCCTGGAAGCGGCCATTGAATTGGTAAAATCACATCTCACTGGACATGGTATGACCGAACGGGAAATTACCCTTTCCAGTCATGGTATCTGTCCGGACTGTAATCGTACTATCACCAAATAA
- the folE2 gene encoding GTP cyclohydrolase FolE2, with amino-acid sequence MSIAAKQTLCPGMLPDIQSTKGDGEGESLSWVGMEQIDLPIDIAGRPVSAKVNAGINLLSSPEAEKGIHMSRLYLLLDELTQGEITPALLQHVLKAFLVSHQGRSDEASIEISGDLLLSRKSLNSNHSGWKAYPLTLSAELRQSFTVTLKVGIPYSSTCPASAALSRHVAGLQFSKDFGNRIDRLPAAEIADWLVEKGMPATPHSQRSWAWVSIRLNPEAKSLPVIELIDYAEVALGTAVQTVVKRSDEQAFAVANGQNLMFCEDAARRLNNVFRCAPFCEAFDIRVEHQESLHPHNAVARIHWKGSKNVT; translated from the coding sequence ATGAGTATTGCAGCCAAACAAACCTTATGCCCCGGAATGCTACCGGATATTCAGTCCACTAAGGGTGACGGTGAGGGCGAGTCATTATCCTGGGTTGGCATGGAACAAATTGACCTGCCGATAGACATCGCAGGCAGGCCGGTATCAGCAAAGGTCAATGCTGGCATAAACCTTCTCAGTTCACCTGAAGCTGAAAAGGGGATCCATATGTCTCGTCTTTATCTTCTTCTGGACGAACTGACACAAGGGGAAATCACACCGGCATTATTGCAACATGTGTTGAAAGCATTTCTGGTATCTCATCAGGGACGTAGTGATGAAGCCAGTATTGAGATTTCAGGGGATTTGTTACTGTCGCGTAAGTCGTTAAATTCTAATCACTCCGGCTGGAAAGCTTATCCTCTGACTCTGAGCGCCGAACTCAGGCAATCTTTTACGGTTACCCTCAAAGTGGGTATCCCTTATTCGTCCACCTGCCCGGCTTCCGCTGCACTTAGCCGCCACGTCGCGGGTTTGCAGTTTAGCAAAGACTTTGGTAACAGGATCGACAGGCTCCCGGCAGCAGAAATAGCCGACTGGCTTGTTGAGAAAGGAATGCCGGCAACCCCGCACAGCCAGCGAAGCTGGGCATGGGTGAGTATCCGTCTTAATCCTGAAGCAAAATCACTGCCTGTGATTGAACTGATTGATTATGCTGAAGTTGCTCTCGGGACAGCCGTGCAAACGGTTGTCAAGCGGAGCGACGAACAGGCTTTTGCGGTGGCTAACGGTCAGAATCTGATGTTTTGCGAAGATGCTGCCCGTCGGCTCAATAACGTTTTTCGTTGTGCACCCTTTTGTGAAGCATTTGATATCAGGGTTGAGCATCAGGAAAGCCTGCATCCTCATAATGCCGTTGCCCGTATTCACTGGAAAGGAAGTAAAAATGTTACGTAA
- a CDS encoding nucleoside recognition domain-containing protein — translation MQSFVLMGLESAGKSTLFNILTESAASDERNFRGSTVVCREGLINDAGICLVDTPGIRFQSDSETTKLALDALNQHDGILVVLRATHAQQEWQTLCHLIPPQAKHVVILLTFADKIRKGLLEVTEYLSETSGAPVLAVNAREAGSNVRQGIVQLLLQDKPAPSAVSLPRQKIPVINLLAEFPQQTIFEHRWCGKVAAIVCLFLLFAVPVWGAWLLSDFIQPVIDSAVIQPLKNITTSWPDVLKTLFVGNYGLFSLGLYSFVWAFPVVVLIGLSLSLTDDSGLKERITATLDPWLRKLGLSGQDLIPVLSGFGCNVVAVFQSRSCSRCTRHACISMISFGSACSYQTGATLSLFNAAHQPWLFIPYLSLLFFTGAIHTRLWNGSLKPGQNQRLTEITWLQWPRWRNVTWMLKNILRQFITQAMPLFLIICIVAGMLDYAGITRWLSETTAPLLHLFKLPAELMPGIIFSLLRKDGLMVLNQDGGSLIQSLSTSQLLLLVWLASTLMACLVTVFTIAREINWRFAAAVAGKQVLSSLVVALVISQLFIHEA, via the coding sequence ATGCAATCATTCGTTTTAATGGGATTAGAAAGTGCAGGAAAATCTACCCTGTTTAATATCCTGACGGAAAGTGCTGCCAGTGATGAGCGTAATTTCAGGGGATCGACCGTTGTATGTCGGGAAGGTCTCATTAATGATGCAGGGATCTGCCTGGTTGATACGCCAGGCATACGTTTTCAGAGCGACAGTGAAACCACAAAACTCGCCCTTGATGCGCTAAATCAGCATGATGGCATTCTGGTGGTTCTGCGGGCCACGCACGCTCAGCAGGAGTGGCAAACGCTCTGTCACCTCATACCGCCACAGGCAAAACACGTTGTTATACTCCTGACCTTTGCTGATAAGATCAGAAAGGGCCTTCTGGAAGTGACTGAATACCTGAGTGAAACATCAGGTGCGCCGGTACTGGCAGTCAATGCCCGGGAAGCTGGCAGCAATGTTCGCCAGGGAATAGTGCAGTTGCTGTTGCAGGATAAACCTGCACCCTCCGCTGTCTCTTTACCCCGTCAAAAGATACCGGTAATTAATCTGCTGGCTGAATTTCCTCAACAAACGATATTTGAACATCGTTGGTGTGGAAAAGTTGCTGCAATAGTATGCCTTTTCCTGCTGTTTGCCGTTCCGGTATGGGGGGCATGGCTGCTGTCAGATTTTATTCAGCCTGTCATTGACAGTGCGGTTATTCAGCCGCTTAAGAATATAACGACGAGCTGGCCCGACGTTCTGAAGACACTATTTGTCGGCAATTACGGTCTTTTTAGTCTGGGACTTTATTCGTTTGTATGGGCATTTCCTGTGGTGGTACTGATAGGGTTGTCTCTTTCGCTGACTGACGACAGTGGACTTAAGGAAAGAATTACAGCGACGCTGGATCCCTGGTTGAGAAAACTCGGCCTCAGCGGTCAGGACCTTATTCCTGTATTAAGCGGTTTCGGCTGTAATGTCGTGGCGGTTTTTCAGAGCCGTTCGTGTTCGCGATGCACCCGGCATGCTTGTATAAGTATGATTAGCTTTGGGTCCGCTTGCAGCTATCAGACGGGGGCGACGCTTTCTCTTTTTAATGCCGCCCATCAACCATGGCTCTTTATCCCCTATCTCAGTCTGCTGTTTTTCACAGGCGCAATACATACGCGCCTCTGGAACGGGTCGTTGAAGCCTGGCCAAAACCAGCGTCTGACAGAGATCACCTGGCTACAATGGCCACGCTGGCGAAATGTGACATGGATGCTGAAAAATATCCTCCGTCAGTTCATTACGCAAGCCATGCCGTTATTCCTGATTATCTGCATTGTTGCGGGGATGCTTGATTACGCAGGGATCACTCGCTGGCTGAGTGAAACGACGGCACCTTTACTTCATCTTTTTAAACTGCCAGCAGAACTGATGCCCGGGATCATTTTTTCACTGCTAAGGAAAGATGGTTTGATGGTGCTCAATCAGGATGGCGGCAGCTTAATACAGTCTCTCAGCACATCTCAGTTACTGCTACTTGTCTGGCTCGCCTCTACGTTGATGGCCTGCCTTGTCACGGTATTTACCATCGCCCGGGAAATAAACTGGCGGTTTGCAGCAGCAGTGGCGGGAAAACAGGTATTAAGTTCTCTGGTGGTGGCTCTGGTGATATCCCAGTTATTTATTCATGAGGCATAA
- a CDS encoding DUF1460 domain-containing protein, whose translation MKKAIIFLLSFYSCVGFAEPQQARSDYSIEESQAKVNKILHTTSLYRNGLSYNERVAEISSRFLGTPYQAHTLIGSSSMQERLVTNPSTVDCFTFLDYVRSMAHASSWQTYVSELVKTRYTNGMIDFTGRKHFFTDWAVISPRNAQDVTQDISPYTITVNKQLNQKNKKQEYVKGLGIISRRISYIPASAIDKEVINKLQTGDYVGIYSTKRGLDVSHVGIIIKDHNNIWFRNASSLAKNRKVVDSPFIRYMATKPGIVVLRDKTDQYP comes from the coding sequence ATGAAAAAAGCAATTATCTTTCTCCTTTCATTTTATAGCTGCGTGGGATTCGCTGAGCCTCAGCAGGCACGAAGCGACTATTCTATTGAAGAAAGTCAGGCGAAAGTTAACAAAATCCTTCATACCACTTCGTTGTACAGAAATGGCCTCAGCTATAATGAACGCGTTGCTGAGATATCCTCCCGTTTCCTCGGAACGCCTTACCAGGCGCATACACTGATTGGATCATCTTCGATGCAAGAGAGGCTGGTCACTAATCCCAGTACCGTGGATTGTTTTACTTTTCTTGATTATGTTCGCTCCATGGCGCACGCCAGTAGCTGGCAAACTTATGTATCTGAACTTGTTAAGACTCGTTATACAAACGGAATGATTGATTTTACTGGCAGAAAACATTTTTTCACGGACTGGGCGGTCATATCTCCGCGAAATGCACAAGATGTTACTCAGGACATCAGTCCGTATACTATTACTGTCAACAAACAGCTAAACCAAAAGAATAAAAAACAAGAATATGTTAAGGGTCTCGGCATTATCTCACGACGGATAAGTTACATACCGGCTTCTGCAATAGATAAAGAGGTAATAAATAAACTGCAAACAGGTGATTATGTGGGTATTTATTCAACAAAAAGAGGCCTGGATGTTTCACATGTTGGGATCATTATCAAAGACCACAATAACATCTGGTTCAGAAATGCATCGTCATTAGCGAAAAATAGAAAGGTAGTTGACTCACCTTTTATTAGATACATGGCTACAAAACCGGGTATTGTAGTTTTACGAGACAAAACAGATCAATACCCCTGA
- a CDS encoding carbonate dehydratase: protein MLRKNPSGHTPVVSTKAYIDPTAVICGRVIIHDYVYVGPYAVIRADELNADGDMDPIIIHSHSNIQDGVVIHSKSGAPVTIGSGTSIAHRAIVHGPCQVDERVFIGFNSVLFNCHIQTGCVIRYNAVVDGVTLPENTYIPSTERVGPDSDLKSYSRVDPASLQFSEEVASTNVKLVEGYQKLRNEF from the coding sequence ATGTTACGTAAAAACCCATCAGGTCATACCCCAGTGGTGTCAACAAAGGCCTATATCGATCCCACCGCGGTAATTTGTGGACGTGTCATTATTCATGATTATGTTTACGTCGGACCTTATGCGGTTATCCGGGCTGACGAGCTAAATGCAGACGGGGATATGGATCCTATCATTATCCATTCCCACTCTAATATTCAGGACGGGGTGGTTATTCACTCAAAAAGCGGCGCGCCAGTGACAATAGGAAGCGGAACGTCTATTGCCCACCGTGCAATAGTGCATGGCCCCTGTCAGGTTGACGAGCGGGTATTTATTGGATTCAACAGCGTGTTGTTTAACTGTCATATTCAGACTGGTTGTGTTATTCGCTATAATGCAGTTGTGGATGGCGTTACCTTGCCTGAGAATACCTATATTCCATCAACGGAACGCGTGGGGCCTGATTCCGATCTTAAAAGTTATTCGAGGGTAGACCCCGCTTCTTTACAATTTTCAGAAGAAGTGGCCAGTACCAACGTTAAACTGGTCGAAGGTTATCAGAAGTTACGCAATGAATTCTGA
- a CDS encoding NAD(P)/FAD-dependent oxidoreductase, protein MNQPREVVIVGAGPAGVGMAALLRRSAIQDILVVDSHEVGASFMRWPEETRFITPSFFSNPFGQPDLNSVTPDSSLALFCGEEHPGGKTYASYLKAVLDEYQIPVMAPARIAKVALLSSGNFILITEAGEKLETRSLIWATGEFQFPDRQIFPGADICCHYGDVTSWKDFRKGEYIVIGGYESAVDAAVNLLENGSSVKMLTRSAPWSTNHISDPSLSLSPYTRERLNRVMNHRLFEIYEDADVCEVIRMPGPGSSYKVHTTNGRAWATDEVPVLATGFQCGGGARQLAAFFEWNDDGYPVLTDEDCSTLFPGLYLVGPHVRHAGNIYCFIYKFRQRFPVVAESITRHLGLSSEGVRDWWVLPSEPDCCADEDCAC, encoded by the coding sequence ATGAACCAACCACGCGAAGTCGTTATTGTCGGTGCGGGTCCGGCCGGGGTGGGTATGGCGGCGCTTCTTCGTCGTAGTGCCATACAGGATATCCTGGTCGTTGACAGTCACGAAGTAGGTGCCTCCTTTATGCGCTGGCCGGAAGAAACCCGTTTTATTACTCCTTCTTTTTTTTCCAATCCGTTTGGACAACCAGACCTGAACTCTGTGACCCCTGACAGTTCATTGGCGCTTTTCTGCGGTGAAGAACATCCTGGGGGGAAAACTTATGCCAGTTACCTTAAGGCCGTACTGGATGAGTATCAGATACCCGTCATGGCTCCCGCCAGGATTGCAAAGGTTGCGTTGCTCAGTTCCGGTAATTTTATACTGATAACAGAAGCAGGAGAGAAGCTGGAAACACGCTCTTTAATATGGGCTACAGGCGAATTCCAGTTCCCAGACCGGCAGATTTTTCCTGGAGCAGATATTTGTTGCCATTACGGTGATGTGACCAGCTGGAAGGATTTCAGGAAAGGTGAATACATTGTTATAGGCGGCTATGAAAGCGCGGTGGATGCCGCTGTAAACCTGCTGGAAAATGGCTCATCGGTAAAAATGTTAACCCGCTCAGCCCCCTGGTCAACTAACCACATCAGCGATCCCAGTCTATCGCTTTCCCCTTATACCCGTGAGCGTTTGAACAGAGTGATGAATCACCGTCTTTTCGAAATTTATGAAGATGCGGATGTCTGTGAAGTAATCAGAATGCCCGGCCCGGGAAGTTCGTACAAAGTCCATACCACAAACGGACGCGCCTGGGCTACTGACGAGGTGCCTGTGCTTGCTACCGGCTTCCAGTGTGGCGGAGGAGCAAGGCAACTGGCTGCTTTTTTTGAATGGAATGATGATGGCTATCCGGTCTTAACGGACGAAGACTGCTCAACCCTTTTTCCTGGTTTGTACCTTGTCGGCCCTCATGTGCGGCATGCCGGTAATATTTATTGCTTTATCTATAAGTTCCGTCAGCGCTTTCCCGTCGTGGCAGAAAGTATCACGCGTCATCTGGGCCTGTCCTCTGAAGGAGTACGGGACTGGTGGGTTCTGCCTTCAGAGCCTGACTGCTGTGCCGATGAGGACTGTGCGTGCTGA
- the dksA gene encoding RNA polymerase-binding protein DksA, with product MTKPTRAEREKILAMLPEDYMNPVQQDYFRRLIRHERQEVLDHIDQMKQQLQDNPETGDEGDIAIREEQLRLLFRQIDRESRLLPKYDAALMRLEKGEYGFCRDTGEPIGLQRLLLRPTAELSIEAKTKEEKVEIQYRKK from the coding sequence ATGACTAAACCTACCCGCGCTGAACGAGAAAAAATCCTGGCGATGCTGCCAGAAGATTACATGAATCCTGTGCAACAGGACTACTTCCGGCGGCTTATCCGCCACGAAAGGCAGGAGGTGCTTGATCATATAGACCAGATGAAGCAACAACTGCAGGATAATCCAGAAACGGGTGACGAAGGTGACATCGCCATTCGTGAAGAGCAGTTACGTCTGCTGTTCAGACAGATAGACAGAGAAAGCCGCCTGTTGCCGAAATATGATGCAGCGCTTATGCGGCTTGAAAAAGGAGAATATGGCTTCTGCCGGGATACAGGCGAACCTATCGGTCTGCAACGCCTGCTACTCAGGCCCACCGCAGAATTAAGTATTGAAGCCAAAACAAAGGAGGAAAAAGTTGAGATTCAGTACCGAAAGAAATAA
- the cysS gene encoding cysteine--tRNA ligase translates to MIKLTNTLGMQKELLVPVKESKIGMYVCGVTVYDLCHLGHARTFVAFDMIVRYLRFRGYDVTFVRNITDIDDKIIQRARDTGEDWRSLTERMVHEMHIDFAKLGILPPNIEPRPTEHIPQIISMIERLLHRQFAYIAENGDVMFSTASAKGYGKLSGQDITMLRAGTRIEVNEYKRDPLDFVLWKRAKPGEPVWPSPWGEGRPGWHIECSAMNCHYLGTHFDIHGGGSDLIFPHHENEIAQSTSANDGPYVNYWLHTGMVTVNKEKMSKSLNNFFTLRDILNRFDAQSVRFFLLSAHYRKPLNYSEENIHLARASLTRLYTACQFADGSRSEQHDAWRARFCEAMDDDFNTPQALAILFELTREINRLCGTNDDEAAALATTLKDLGNVLGLLEQSADAFLKNRSDLHPAELQLIEKLIHQRSEARRMGKWDKADRLRNELAEQGIDLEDVGENTSWRIR, encoded by the coding sequence ATGATTAAACTAACAAACACGCTTGGTATGCAAAAGGAGCTATTAGTTCCGGTTAAAGAGAGCAAAATCGGCATGTATGTATGCGGCGTGACGGTTTATGACCTTTGCCATCTTGGGCACGCCAGAACCTTTGTAGCTTTTGATATGATTGTCCGCTATCTGCGTTTTCGCGGATACGATGTGACTTTCGTGCGTAACATTACTGATATAGATGATAAAATTATTCAGCGCGCCCGTGATACGGGAGAGGACTGGCGCAGCCTGACAGAGCGGATGGTGCATGAAATGCACATTGATTTTGCAAAGTTAGGCATCCTGCCGCCAAACATCGAACCTCGTCCCACAGAGCACATCCCACAAATCATCAGTATGATCGAACGACTTCTGCATCGACAATTTGCTTACATTGCAGAGAATGGTGACGTCATGTTCTCCACTGCATCGGCAAAAGGCTATGGAAAGCTTTCGGGACAGGATATTACCATGCTTCGTGCCGGGACCCGCATCGAAGTGAATGAGTATAAACGCGATCCGCTGGATTTTGTTCTCTGGAAGCGGGCAAAACCCGGCGAGCCCGTCTGGCCATCACCCTGGGGTGAAGGGAGACCTGGCTGGCATATTGAATGTTCCGCAATGAACTGCCATTACCTTGGTACCCATTTCGACATTCATGGCGGTGGTTCTGACCTGATATTTCCCCATCATGAAAATGAGATTGCCCAATCCACCTCCGCCAATGATGGCCCTTACGTAAATTACTGGCTTCACACCGGCATGGTGACGGTGAATAAAGAGAAGATGTCGAAATCGCTGAATAACTTTTTTACCCTGCGCGATATTCTGAATCGGTTCGATGCCCAGAGTGTGCGCTTCTTCCTGCTAAGCGCACATTATCGTAAGCCGCTGAATTATAGCGAGGAGAATATTCACCTCGCGCGCGCCTCGCTGACACGGCTCTACACCGCATGCCAGTTCGCTGACGGGTCTCGATCTGAACAGCACGATGCATGGCGGGCCAGATTCTGTGAGGCAATGGATGATGATTTCAATACACCCCAGGCGCTTGCCATTTTATTTGAACTGACAAGAGAGATTAACAGGCTTTGCGGAACGAATGATGATGAAGCCGCAGCACTTGCCACCACGCTGAAAGACCTGGGGAATGTGCTGGGTTTGCTTGAACAATCAGCGGATGCCTTTTTGAAAAACCGCAGTGATCTTCATCCTGCAGAACTGCAACTTATTGAAAAGTTAATTCACCAACGCAGTGAGGCACGACGTATGGGCAAGTGGGACAAGGCCGATCGTTTAAGAAATGAATTAGCGGAGCAAGGCATTGATCTTGAAGATGTCGGCGAAAATACCTCATGGCGTATCCGATAA
- a CDS encoding CobW family GTP-binding protein: MKRTPLIILNGFLGAGKTTLLKNLLTQAHKRRMTVSVIVNDMSELDVDGVLIANTEIVDAASNNFVSISADSISSRSGIQKLDSALKNLLEKRSADFILLETSGSSHPLPLVRYLREHTQVSLKAFLSLVDTVMLNDDYDGGKKLIPVFQEHLNKGTRGVESLLAEQIMFCNKLLLTKNDRLPFYVVTEVARAIHPLNPQVAIMAVPWGNLQLDELLSMPDYDFHRVALLIDELQDAIDAVLPDETDKKYDISWRVIEDDRPFHPQRLWDTCHRFMGAGVYRSKGFFWLPGRDDLALLWNQAAGSINLEFISYWKAGVLTHTDNSLTKEERAAIRQQLAKMPGRFGDRRCRLTVIGESGEIDDFALALRQCLLTEEEILWWQQGGIFHDPWPTKVARLA, translated from the coding sequence ATGAAAAGAACACCGCTCATTATCCTTAATGGTTTTCTGGGGGCAGGGAAAACTACTCTGCTAAAAAACCTTCTTACACAGGCACACAAACGGCGAATGACTGTATCCGTCATCGTTAATGACATGAGTGAACTTGATGTGGATGGCGTCCTGATAGCCAACACAGAAATCGTTGATGCAGCCAGTAACAATTTTGTGAGTATTTCAGCAGACAGTATCAGCAGCAGAAGCGGGATCCAGAAGCTGGATTCCGCGCTGAAAAACCTGCTCGAAAAACGGTCTGCGGATTTTATTTTACTGGAAACCTCAGGTAGCAGCCATCCTCTTCCCCTGGTCCGCTATCTGCGAGAACATACCCAGGTAAGTCTCAAAGCATTTTTGTCTCTTGTTGATACGGTCATGCTTAATGATGACTACGACGGTGGAAAGAAGCTTATTCCGGTTTTCCAGGAGCACCTCAATAAAGGAACCCGGGGAGTGGAAAGCCTGCTGGCAGAACAGATTATGTTCTGTAATAAGCTCTTATTAACCAAAAACGACCGGTTACCCTTCTATGTGGTTACTGAGGTAGCCAGAGCCATACATCCCCTTAATCCCCAGGTTGCAATTATGGCCGTGCCCTGGGGAAATTTACAGCTGGATGAATTGCTTTCCATGCCGGATTACGATTTTCATCGGGTGGCGTTACTTATCGATGAGCTTCAGGATGCCATTGACGCAGTTTTGCCGGATGAAACCGATAAAAAATACGATATTTCGTGGAGGGTCATTGAGGATGACCGTCCATTTCATCCGCAGCGGCTGTGGGATACCTGCCATCGCTTCATGGGCGCAGGCGTTTACCGCAGCAAGGGGTTTTTCTGGCTACCGGGAAGGGATGACCTGGCATTATTGTGGAACCAGGCAGCAGGGAGCATCAATCTCGAATTCATAAGCTACTGGAAAGCCGGGGTCCTGACTCACACTGATAATTCATTGACAAAGGAAGAACGCGCAGCTATCCGTCAGCAACTGGCAAAAATGCCTGGCAGATTTGGTGACCGGCGCTGCCGCCTGACTGTTATTGGCGAGAGCGGCGAAATTGACGATTTTGCCCTCGCATTGCGCCAGTGTTTACTCACTGAAGAGGAAATTCTCTGGTGGCAGCAGGGGGGGATTTTCCACGATCCCTGGCCCACGAAAGTGGCCCGGCTGGCTTAA